The following nucleotide sequence is from Deinococcus aerius.
CGGTGATCTCGACGACCTCACCCTCGAAGGTGGCGCCGGGCACCAGCTTGCCGATGGTCTGCTCGCGCGCCTGGGCCTTCTGGGCCTCCATGATCGCGCGGTGGCTGATGATGACCCGGTTGCGCTTGCGGTTCAGCTCGATCAGCTTGACCATCAGCGGCTTGCCCACATAGGGGTCCAGGTCATTCACCCGGCGGGTGTCCACCTGAGAAGCGGGCAGGAACGCACGGATGCCCTCGACCTGCGCCACGAGCCCGCCGCGCACCTTCTCGAGCACCTCGACCTCGAACGCCTCGTCGTTCTCCTGCATCTTTTCGAGCACGCGCCAGCCCTTGTCCTGGTCCGCGCGCTTCTTGGAGAGAACGATCTGGTTGTTGGCGAGGTCCACCCGCACGACGTACGCCTCGATCTTGTCGCCGGGCTTGTACATCCCCTGGGCCTGCTCCAGCGTCACGGGCTCCTCGGCGATCTGGTTGAGGGGGATGGTGCCCTCCACCTTGGCGCCGATGTCCACCGCGATGCCCTCGTTGCCGATAAACACCACGGTGCCGTCCACGATGTCGCCCCGGCTGACGGACTGGTGCTCGGTCGCCTCGCTCGCGAGCACGTCCTCCATGGTCATGGCGGGGTAGTCGCGGTCGTCCGCGCTGCTGGTGGGGGCGCTCGCCTGTGCGGGTGCCACCTGGGCCTGCTGGGTGCCCTGCTGCTCGGTGCCCGGCACGGGCTGAATGGTCCCGCCCTCAGCGGCGGGGGTCTGGGTCTGGTCTTCCATGAACTCCTGTCCTCCTGGGCACCCGCACTTCCCGCGCGGGTACCACGTAACCTGCGCGCTCGGCGCGGCAACGCCTCAGTGTAGCACCGCCTGATGGGGGGGGCAAGCACGGTTTGAACGCGGTCTATTCGCTTTTTTACGGACGGGCGGTCGGGGAAAGTGCACCGCGCCCACAAGGGCGGCAGTTGACGGCGCTGGGGGCGGCGGCTATACTCCCTCACGCTCAGCTCCCCGTTGAGCGGCCAGAGTCCCGCGTTGGGGCATCGTCTAATGGCAGGACGACGGTTTCTGGCACCGTTAATCAAGGTTCGAGTCCTTGTGCCCCAGCCAAAGAAGGTCCCCGCCGCGCGCGGGGATTTTTCATGTGGGCGTCACGGAGCAGCGAGGAAGCGCGGGAGACCCGGCGGGAGTGCCGGGCGGTACCTCGTCGCCGCGCCCCTCTGGGAAGGTTTAAACTTCCCTCCAAAGCACCTCAAAGGAAAGGCAGGGCTTCCTCCGAACAAGCGCTCGATGCTGGCAAAGGTACACGCCGCCGGTGGTGACGAGCGGCCCTGTCCGAGGAGGTCTGCCCTTGAATGAACGCCCCACGCTTCGCCTGACCGTCCGCTCCGCTGCCCTGCCGGTGGTGCACGCCGAGCTTCAGGTCGTCCACGTTTCCCCGAACGGCATCGTCGACTTTCCGAACCGCAGCGAGTTCGAGATCACCCACCTCCCGGGCTCGCCCGATGTCTTTTCCGAGAAGCGGGAGTTCCGGGTAGACCTGGCCGAGTTGAGCCGCCGTCAGGGCGAGCAAGTCGGGCACCTCTACGCCGTGATGATCCACAGCCAGCCGCGCTCCCTGGACTTCCTCGACGGCATGGTGCTGGAGACTGAGGCGCCCGGCTTCGAGAGCGTCCCCATCCGCCTGAATCTCGGGGACCACGCCGCCCTGCTGGGGGTGTGGTGGCAGAACCGGGCGGGCGAGTGGGCGTTCGAGTACAGCGGGCGCATCCTCGACACCATGAACGCGACCTACCAGGCGATCTTCCTCGCCGGGCAGTACGCCGAGCGGTTCGCCGACCGCTAGCCCCTGCTTTAAAAAGTAAAGTGTGCCTGGCTGACGGTCCTGAAATGTGCATGGTGGTACGCTTTTGCCATGACGAGCGCCCCCATGCAGGACTACGACGTGGTGATTATCGGTGGTGGCCCCGCCGGGCTGACCGCCGCCATCTACGCGGGCCGGGGCAGCCTCAGCACGCTGGTGCTGGAAAAGGGCCTGCCCGGCGGCCAGATCGCCCAGACTGAAGAGGTCGAGAACTACCCCGGCTTTCCCGAGCCCATCAGCGGCATGGAGCTCTCGCAGCGCATGGTGCAGCAGGCCGAGAAGTTCGGTGCCCGCATCGAGATGGACGAGGTCGAGGCCATCGAGTCCACGCCGACCAGCCACCCCTACGTGTTCACGGTGCGCGGCTACAGCGGCACCTACCGCGCGAGGAGCGTGATCCTGGCGACCGGCGCCAACCCCCGCCGCCTGAACGTGCCCGGCGAGGAGCATTTCTGGGGCAAGGGCGTGTCCACCTGCGCGACCTGTGACGGCTTCTTCTACCGCGGCAAGAAGGTCGTCGTGATCGGCGGCGGCGACGCGGCGGTGGAGGAAGGGCTCTTCCTGACCAAGTTCGCCGAGGAGGTCACCCTGATCCACCGCCGGGACACCCTGCGCGCGAACAAGGTCGCCCAGGCGCGGGCCTTCGCCAACCCCAAGATGAAATTCATCTGGAACACGGTGGTCGAGGAGATTCAGGGCGAGGACCACGTGACGGGCGTGCGGCTGAAGAACCTGGGGACCGGCGAGGTGACGGACATGCCCACCGACGGGGTGTTCATCTTTATCGGGCACGTGCCGAACACCGACTTCGTGCGGGGCACCGTGCGGCTGCGCGAGGACGGCTATGTCGAGGTCACCGACGAGATCTACACCAGCGTGCCCCTGCTCTTCGCGGCGGGCGACGTGTCGGACTACGTGTACCGCCAGCTCGCCACCAGCGTGGGGGCGGGCACCCGCGCGGCGATGAGTGCCGAGCGCGCCCTGGCCGCGCTGGAGCTGGAAACCGAGACGGCGGCCGACTGAGGGGCCCGAAAAGCCTCACGGGGGGAAGGGGAGAGGGGGCCCCTTCCCTTATGCTGACGGTATGCGCTCCCTGCCCCTCTCCGCCCGGGTGACCCGCAAGGTCCGCGGGTATCTGGGCAAGGTGCGGCGGCTCGCGCGCAGCCTGAGTGAACGCTACGCCCACCCCGACGACACCTGGGCCGCGGCGCAGCTCACACCCCGGGAGGCCCGCGTGTACCTGGGCATGGACGCCCGCGACCGCGAACACGCCTGCCGGGTGGCCCGCCACCTGCTGCGCGACCACCCGGGCGCGGCGCCCGAGGTGGTGGCTGCCGCGCTGCTCCACGACTGCGGCAAGAGCATCCGCCCCTACCGGGTGGCCGAGCGCGTCCTGGTGGGCCTGGTGCCCAACCGCCTGGCCCGGCTGCTGCCGTTCGGGCCGCTGGCGGTGCGGGCCTACCACCCGGAACTGGGCGCGGAGCTGCTGGCGCGGGCGGGCGCGCGGCCCCGGGTGGCCCGGCTGGTCGCCCGGCACCACCACGCGGTCGGGGACCCCGAGGCGGCGCTGCTCCACCACTACGACGATCTGGAATGATCGGCCAGGACCACCGTAAAGTCGCCGGGTGGGCCGTACCAGGCTCCCCTTAAGGGGAGCTGTCAACGAAGCTGACTGAGGGGTTGACCGCGGCAAGCTTTGCCAGCCCCCGACTTTGCGGTGGCCCTGGCGTTCAGTGGCCCCCCGCTTGACTTTCCCCTGCCCGCTCCCCTACAATCCCTCCTCGCGCCTGACACCGTCCCCGGACGGGAGCAACCCCGGACGGCCCCATCGTCTAGCGGTCAGGACAGCGCCCTCTCAAGGCGCAGACACGGGTTCAAGTCCCGTTGGGGTCACCACCGCGCGCCGCCCTCCTGTCCGGGGCGGCGTTTTTTCGTGCCCGCTCCGCTAGGCTCCCGCTATGACCCTGCCCCCGGTCCTGTCCGAACTCGTCGCGTACTTCGAGCCGCTCTCGACGATTCGGCGCGACTTCCGGGGGGCGGTCACCCTACACACCCCCGGCGTGAACGTGCTCGCCCTGAACTCGACTTTCGTGCCCGACGCCGACCTGGACCGCCTGCCGCTGGTGGCCGCCTGGCACCACGCGCAGGACATGCCCGCGGTGGTGGCTGCCACCGTGCCATTGCCCGGCGAGGAGGTCGGCGCCGTGCGGGTCGGTTCCTATCACCCGCAGCCGGACACGGGCGTGATCGTCGTCGAGCAGGTCTCGCGCCTCGCGCTGCCTGGCTGGGCCGCCGTCCTCGCCGAGGCGCACGGCACGCCGGAGTGGGCGGGAGCCCTCGCCCGGCACCTCGCGCCCCGGCTGGAGGGGGACCGGGGCGCGGCGCTGCTCACGGCCTATGCGGGGGGAGAGGCGGTCGGGGCCCTGCTGTGGCGGGCTTCACCCGACGGCGCGGGAGGGGCGCACCTGTGGGGCACCCTCGACCCCGCCGCCGACGCGCCCCTGCTGAACGCGGCCCACACGCTCGGGAGCGGGCTGAGGGCGAGCCTGCCCGATACCAGCCCCCTGGAGGTCGCGGACGAGGTGACGGTGACCTACCGGCGGCTGGACGGACCCGGGAGACCTGGCCCGGAAACGACGGGAATTTCATAGGGTCCCCGGGCCCCGTCCGCTCTACTGGGGTATGCGCTCCTGCAAGCTGCTCGCCCTGGTCGGGGGTCTGCTGGCCCTGACGGCCTGCGGTTCCGCGCCCGGCTCCTCCCTGGACCCCGGGCCGGACTCCACCCCCTCCTCACCCGGCGGCCCCTTCGCGCAGCGGGTGCTGGACCTCACCAATCAGGCCCGCGCCCAGGCCCGGTCCTGCGGAGGGACCCGGTTCGCCGCCACCACGCCCCTCACGTACAACGCGCAGTTGGAGCGGGCGGCCCAGGGCTACGCGGCGGACATGGCGGCGAAGAACTACTTCCATCACGACCACACGAGCGCGGACGGCCGCACCTTTGACCAACGCATCACGGCGGCGGGGTACACCTGGCAGACGGTCGGCGAGAATATCGCCGCCGGGCAGCCCTCGGCCGAGGAGGTCGTCGCCGGGTGGCTGGCGAGCGAGGGCCACTGCCGCAACGTCATGAACCCGAACTTCAGGGAACTGGGCGTGGGGTACGCCTACAAGGCGGGAA
It contains:
- the trxB gene encoding thioredoxin-disulfide reductase, with amino-acid sequence MTSAPMQDYDVVIIGGGPAGLTAAIYAGRGSLSTLVLEKGLPGGQIAQTEEVENYPGFPEPISGMELSQRMVQQAEKFGARIEMDEVEAIESTPTSHPYVFTVRGYSGTYRARSVILATGANPRRLNVPGEEHFWGKGVSTCATCDGFFYRGKKVVVIGGGDAAVEEGLFLTKFAEEVTLIHRRDTLRANKVAQARAFANPKMKFIWNTVVEEIQGEDHVTGVRLKNLGTGEVTDMPTDGVFIFIGHVPNTDFVRGTVRLREDGYVEVTDEIYTSVPLLFAAGDVSDYVYRQLATSVGAGTRAAMSAERALAALELETETAAD
- a CDS encoding HD domain-containing protein, which encodes MRSLPLSARVTRKVRGYLGKVRRLARSLSERYAHPDDTWAAAQLTPREARVYLGMDARDREHACRVARHLLRDHPGAAPEVVAAALLHDCGKSIRPYRVAERVLVGLVPNRLARLLPFGPLAVRAYHPELGAELLARAGARPRVARLVARHHHAVGDPEAALLHHYDDLE
- a CDS encoding CAP domain-containing protein codes for the protein MRSCKLLALVGGLLALTACGSAPGSSLDPGPDSTPSSPGGPFAQRVLDLTNQARAQARSCGGTRFAATTPLTYNAQLERAAQGYAADMAAKNYFHHDHTSADGRTFDQRITAAGYTWQTVGENIAAGQPSAEEVVAGWLASEGHCRNVMNPNFRELGVGYAYKAGSTYGHYWVQDFGAR